One segment of Pelmatolapia mariae isolate MD_Pm_ZW unplaced genomic scaffold, Pm_UMD_F_2 NODE_ptg000324l+_length_53231_cov_1, whole genome shotgun sequence DNA contains the following:
- the LOC134622991 gene encoding multiple PDZ domain protein-like, producing MASKPDVEIKVDGAEEGKEEELLSTVSWDQPKSVRLTRAPGQSLGISIMGGRGMGRRLSSGEMMRGVFIKNISPDSPAARNGTLRAGDRILEVCGVDLRSASHEQAVEAIRRAGDTVTFLVQSGQDRSQSPALINHERLTPTLLSNSHSSRVPSPASDRMDQRSPTNFTTPVTGAVEDADDSGRKKMLQRYGSLSGKLQMIELEKDPAARGLGISLTGNKDGSRARMGVYVAAIDPLGPAGLDGRIQIGDELLEINGQILYGRSHQNASAIISNAPCKVKIILIRNKAALGETVQGLRKDCEDTIDSQTDTGGCGQISSDIEHIILPQDYAGLGLCLEEDNSKGGLVVTSLIQHGTASKDGRIKVGDRIVAVGDEPVAGLSVKKVSSLILKHRVTVKLSINRSKSLSSSSSSSLNLPASLSSPRSLTPVSSLSLPVASSSSSSLKPMQTSPVEQSDWPGSAPTTSDPVSYPIVAGKETTIEIYKGNVGLGLSIVGGCDTLLGAVIIHEVNDGGAAQRDGRLQAGDQILEVNGIDMRQASHDEAIAVLRLTTQRVQLCVFRHQESYREEDLWDVFSLELRPRPGEGLGFTTVGKSNDTGIFVSDIIRGGVADSDGRLLLGDQILSINGEDVRAASQERAHTLLQSCSGGVHLEVARFKAGVQYTLRSQEYLKLCFIQSEDSDCSTLTPSSVCDGSFGHQRETDNKIESYTFKDSDIRKVIIKKGPYDSLGISVAGGVGSPHGNLPLFIATMDTNGLAAKTQKLQTGDRILSINDVSTEGMTHVHAEALLKNTTGTIILQVAAASQGCSTQGNSDVRAWSLGQPSSLPCFHNSLCARMYKTITLERGSSGLGFSIVGGFGSPHGDLPIYIKTVFDKGAAIEDGRLKRGDQIIAVNGHCLEGVTHAEAVDILKKTKGTVVLTVLS from the exons ATGGCATCAAAGCCAGACGTGGAGATAAAGGTGGATGGTGCAGAAGAAGGAAAGGAGGAGGAGCTTCTTTCTACAGTGTCTTGGGACCAGCCTAAAAG TGTGCGACTAACGCGAGCACCAGGTCAGTCCCTAGGTATCAGCATAATGGGAGGTAGAGGCATGGGCCGAAGACTGAGCAGCGGTGAGATGATGAGGGGAGTCTTCATCAAGAACATCAGCCCAGACAGCCCGGCAGCACGTAATGGGACCCTACGGGCTGGAGACAGGATACTGGAG GTATGTGGTGTGGACCTGAGAAGTGCCAGCCATGAGCAAGCAGTGGAGGCCATCCGCAGAGCTGGAGACACTGTGACCTTTCTAGTGCAGTCTGGACAAGACAGATCTCAG TCTCCTGCTCTCATCAACCATGAAAGACTAACTCCAACACTGCTGTCCAACTCACACAGCAGCAGG GTACCTTCACCAGCATCCGATAGAATGGATCAGAGAAGCCCTACGAATTTCACAACACCAGTCACAGGAGCAGTTGAAGATGCTGACGACTCTGGCAGAA AAAAGATGCTTCAGCGTTATGGCAGTCTGTCTGGAAAGCTCCAAATGATTGAGCTAGAGAAGGACCCTGCAGCTCGCGGCCTGGGAATCAGCCTCACGGGCAACAAGGATGGCTCTAGGGCCCGTATGGGTGTCTATGTGGCAGCTATAGACCCTCTAGGCCCCGCCGGTTTAGATGGGAGGATACAGATCGGGGATGAGCTTCTAGAG ATTAACGGTCAGATTTTGTACGGCCGGAGTCACCAGAATGCCTCCGCCATCATCAGTAATGCTCCATGTAAAGTCAAGATCATTCTCATCAG AAATAAAGCAGCTCTAGGTGAAACGGTCCAGGGACTCAGGAAAGACTGTGAGGACACGATCGACTCCCAGACTGATACTGGAGGCTGTGGACAAATCTCCAGTGACATTGAACACATTATTCTACCTCAG GATTATGCAGGTCTTGGCCTTTGCTTGGAAGAGGACAACTCTAAGGGAGGATTGGTGGTCACGTCCCTGATCCAGCACGGCACTGCCAGCAAG GATGGCAGGATAAAGGTTGGAGACAGAATCGTAGCAGTGGGTGATGAACCCGTGGCTGGACTGTCAGTAAAAAAG GTGTCCAGTTTGATTCTCAAACACCGGGTCACTGTCAAGCTCTCCATCAACCGTTCCAAgagtctctcctcctcctcctcttcttctctcaatCTCCCTGCATCACTCTCCAGTCCCCGCTCACTCACTCCAGTGTCCTCTCTAAGCCTTCCTgttgcctcctcctcctcttcgtcTCTAAAACCCATGCAGACCTCTCCAGTGGAACAGTCTGATTGGCCAGGATCAGCTCCCACAACTTCCGACCCTGTCAGCTATCCAATTGTTGCAGGAAAGGAAACTACCATAGAGATTTATAAAGGAAACGTAGGCCTGGGTCTCAGCATTGTAGGTGGATGTGACACTCTGCTG GGGGCAGTAATAATCCATGAAGTGAACGATGGAGGAGCAGCACAGAGAGATGGTAGACTGCAGGCTGGAGATCAGATATTAGAG GTAAATGGCATAGATATGCGGCAGGCCAGTCATGACGAAGCTATTGCCGTGCTACGGCTCACCACCCAGCGTGTCCAGCTGTGCGTCTTCAGGCACCAGGAATCCTACAGGGAGGAGGACCTGTGGGATGTGTTCAGCCTGGAGCTGAGGCCTCGTCCTGGAGAAGGACTGGGCTTCACTACTGTGGGGAAGAG TAATGACACTGGCATCTTTGTGTCAGATATCATCAGAGGAGGTGTAGCAGATTCGGATGGCAGGTTGTTGCTAGGTGACCAGATTCTGTCAATCAATGGGGAAGACGTGCGTGCAGCATCACAGGAGCGTGCACACACGCTTCTGCAG AGTTGCAGTGGAGGGGTCCACCTGGAGGTGGCTCGTTTTAAAGCTGGGGTGCAGTACACACTGCGGAGTCAG GAGTACCTTAAGTTGTGTTTTATCCAGAGCGAAGACTCTGACTGCTCCACGCTTACACCCTCAAGTGTATGCGATGGTTCTTTTGGCCACCAGAGGGAGACAGATAACAAAATAGAGAGCTACA CATTCAAAGACTCTGACATCAGAAAAGTGATaataaaaaag GGTCCATACGACTCCTTGGGCATCAGCGTAGCTGGAGGAGTGGGCAGTCCCCATGGCAACCTTCCTCTTTTTATTGCTACCATGGATACCAATGGACTTGCTGCCAAAACACAGAAATTACAG ACGGGAGACAGGATCCTCAGTATCAATGATGTTTCCACTGAGGGAATGACTCATGTCCATGCTGAAGCCCTGCTCAAGAACACCACTGGAACCATCATTTTGCAG GTGGCAGCAGCTTCTCAGGGATGCAGCACACAGGGTAACAGCGATGTGCGTGCATGGTCATTAGGCCAGCCGAGCAGCCTGCCCTGCTTTCACAACAGTCTCTG CGCTCGCATGTATAAGACCATCACTCTGGAGAGAGGCTCCTCAGGTCTCGGCTTCAGCATTGTAGGAGGTTTTGGCAGCCCTCATGGAGACCTGCCTATCTACATCAAAACTGTCTTTGACAAG GGTGCAGCCATTGAGGATGGCAGGCTGAAACGTGGCGATCAGATAATTGCTGTTAATGGACACTGCCTGGAAGGTGTGACCCACGCTGAAGCTGTGGACATCCTGAAAAAGACCAAAGGAACTGTCGTCCTCACCGTGCTCTCATGA
- the LOC134622992 gene encoding 5,6-dihydroxyindole-2-carboxylic acid oxidase-like, whose product MYSQSLWSVGLVGTLCATLTLAQFPRECVTPEGLQSGQCCPSPTGVAGDECGSSTGRGQCVTIEADSRRHGPQYPYAGRDDRERWPLRFFNRTCRCNGNFTGYNCGRCRHGLTGPNCDQRITVVRRNIMQMSTAEKQAFVNALDQAKRTVHPDLVICTRRYQELFGPDGNTPQFENITIYNYFVWSHYYSVSKTYLGPGQTSFGGVDFSHEGPGFVTWHRFHLLQLERDMQDMLGNPTFALPYWNFATGGSECDICTDDLLGARSTFDMSSISPNSVFSQWRVICESVDDYDTLGTICNSTESSPIRRNPAGNVARPMVQRLPEPKDVLDCLEINTFDTPPYYSTSSESFRNTIEGYSAPQGMYDPVIRSLHNLAHLFLNGTGGQTHLSPNDPIFVLLHTFTDAVFDEWLRRHQPGDTVYPDENAPIGHNRRFNMVPFWPPVTNAEMFVPAPENLGYSYEVQWPARTFTLSEIISVAVIAAVLVVVVVGIVIACAMRSHSYNSAEALEPLLAETYRRYSEEDRRLDKSQSVV is encoded by the exons ATGTACAGTCAGAG CTTGTGGAGTGTGGGTTTGGTGGGGACCTTGTGTGCCACGCTCACCTTGGCCCAGTTCCCGAGGGAGTGTGTCACTCCTGAGGGGCTGCAGAGCGGCCAGTGCTGCCCATCCCCTACAGGGGTAGCAGGAGACGAGTGTGGCTCCAGCACAGGAAGAGGCCAGTGTGTGACCATTGAGGCTGACAGTCGGCGCCATGGACCTCAGTACCCTTATGCCGGGCGCGATGACAGAGAGAGGTGGCCGCTGAGATTCTTCAATCGCACTTGCCGGTGTAATGGGAATTTCACTGGCTACAACTGTGGGCGATGCAGACACGGGCTAACTGGACCAAACTGTGATCAGAGGATCACTGTGG TAAGGAGAAACATCATGCAGATGAGCACAGCTGAGAAGCAGGCGTTTGTAAATGCTCTGGATCAAGCTAAGAGGACTGTCCACCCTGACCTCGTCATCTGTACAAGACG GTACCAGGAGTTGTTTGGGCCTGATGGCAACAccccacagtttgagaacaTCACCATTTATAATTACTTTGTTTGGAGTCACTACTACTCTGTCAGTAAGACATACCTGGGGCCAGGCCAGACCAGCTTTGGAGGTGTAGACTTCTCCCACGAGGGCCCAGGTTTTGTCACCTGGCATCGTTTTCATCTGCTGCAACTGGAGAGAGACATGCAG GACATGCTGGGCAACCCCACCTTTGCCCTGCCCTACTGGAACTTCGCCACTGGAGGCAGCGAATGCGACATCTGCACAGATGACCTGCTGGGAGCCAGGAGCACATTTGATATGAGCTCCATCAGCCCCAACTCTGTGTTCTCACAGTGGAGGGTCATCTGCGAGAGTGTGGATGACTACGACACTCTGGGCACCATCTGCAACA GCACAGAGAGCAGTCCCATCAGGAGGAACCCAGCAGGCAACGTGGCGCGGCCCATGGTGCAGAGGCTGCCGGAGCCCAAAGATGTGCTGGACTGTCTGGAGATCAACACCTTTGATACCCCTCCTTACTACTCCACCTCCTCCGAGAGCTTCAGGAACACCATCGAAG GCTACAGCGCCCCCCAGGGGATGTACGACCCAGTGATCCGCAGTCTTCACAATCTGGCCCACCTCTTCCTCAACGGGACGGGTGGACAGACTCACCTGTCGCCCAATGATCCCATCTTTGTCTTGCTTCACACCTTTACCGATGCAGTCTTTGACGAGTGGCTCCGCAGGCATCAACCGG GTGACACTGTTTACCCCGATGAGAACGCTCCCATTGGACACAACCGCAGGTTCAACATGGTTCCTTTCTGGCCGCCTGTCACCAATGCTGAGATGTTTGTGCCTGCCCCAGAAAACCTGGGATACTCATATGAGGTCCAGTGGCCGG CTCGTACCTTCACCCTCTCTGAGATCATCAGCGTAGCCGTTATTGCTGCAGTGCtggttgtggtggtggttggtATCGTCATAGCCTGCGCCATGCGTTCCCACTCTTACAACTCTGCCGAGGCCCTGGAGCCGCTGTTGGCAGAAACTTACCGACGCTACTCAGAGGAAGACCGCAGGCTGGACAAATCACAGTCCGTTGTCTAA